From the Halanaerobiales bacterium genome, the window ATTTTTCCCAGTCCATACCATATAAAAATCGGTGTTTCTGGTTGTCCTAATGATTGTGCAAAAGGACATTTTAATGATTTTGGTATTATAGGCCTGGTTGATCCAGAATATGAATATGAACGCTGTATTGGTTGTGAAAAATGTGTTGAAGCTTGTGAAAGCCATGCAACAGGAGTTCTTGAGATAAATGAAGATGGGAAAATTGAAAAAGATGATTGTTGTTGTGTAGGATGTGGTGAATGTGTGGTAGCCTGTCCAACAGGTGCGTGGAAAAGAAATCCAACTGATTATTATCGAGTTACTATTGGAGGTAGAGCAGGTAAACAGTATCCACGTTTAGGGAAAATGTTTTTAAACTGGGTAACTGAAGATGTTGTTCTAGGTATTATAGATAACTGGGAAGAATTTTCTGCAGAAGTTTTAAATTATAAACCTATTTATTTACATGGTGGTCATTTAATTGATATGGCAGGATTTTATAACTTTAAAGAAAAAATTCTAGAAGGTGTAGAACTTAACCCTAAAGCTGAAGTTGCAGAACATATTTATTGGGATGAAACAGAATATAGGGCTAATATTCATGT encodes:
- the asrC gene encoding sulfite reductase subunit C encodes the protein MSESKDIDINVGELTSNCFRQSKVDGECMLQMRVPGAVIDADNLEYAQHIAKKWGNGDFHIGTRQTLSIPGIDYDDIDEVNSYLKDYIQDVEVDMCGVDMEVDENGFPNLGARNIMGCIGNAHCVKGNVDTTELARKLEKRIFPSPYHIKIGVSGCPNDCAKGHFNDFGIIGLVDPEYEYERCIGCEKCVEACESHATGVLEINEDGKIEKDDCCCVGCGECVVACPTGAWKRNPTDYYRVTIGGRAGKQYPRLGKMFLNWVTEDVVLGIIDNWEEFSAEVLNYKPIYLHGGHLIDMAGFYNFKEKILEGVELNPKAEVAEHIYWDETEYRANIHV